A genome region from Methanococcoides burtonii DSM 6242 includes the following:
- a CDS encoding BatD family protein, which yields MLTLVLASLVFTGNACAKDIVFNGSIQEGDGYQINTIVIDVAEVFVSAESCVFKVYDEGELDHDKLINIDDTITFNAEGETIEVTLLSVGGGTLPQATVSITITDDDNIYLKQEVDGGHEKATYPGTPSLEITKEVSSYTVDQGEVVTIKVTARNKGDGKATEVRFSDPKPTGFILQEILLEETGQMTIDKYETRTIFLYKLQANEAGTFEFQPTRASYSNEAEMDFPEAVSNIPVITVTDTGKNAKKVAELEFSTSIESNSVKRNDEVEVTINIKNEGDSYANGVALIIHIPEGIEYKGSNSNIEIINGMPKVYLESFGLNQEKEIKFLIKPKELGTYTITTDYSYQYEDGVSPDPQEMRGEFTTSTIDVARGDLDSIIEQPWYVIAIPLLIIVAIAGWLFHRSRQYRF from the coding sequence ATGCTTACCTTGGTACTGGCATCTTTGGTTTTCACAGGCAATGCCTGTGCTAAAGATATAGTTTTCAATGGGAGTATTCAGGAAGGAGATGGATATCAGATCAATACCATCGTTATCGATGTGGCCGAAGTTTTCGTGAGCGCTGAGTCTTGCGTCTTCAAAGTATATGATGAAGGAGAGCTTGACCACGACAAACTGATCAATATAGATGATACCATCACCTTTAATGCAGAAGGAGAGACCATTGAGGTCACTTTGTTATCCGTAGGGGGAGGGACATTACCCCAGGCAACTGTTTCTATCACCATTACAGATGATGATAACATCTACCTGAAACAGGAAGTAGATGGAGGTCATGAGAAGGCAACATACCCTGGAACCCCTTCACTGGAGATCACAAAAGAGGTTAGCAGTTACACTGTTGATCAGGGAGAGGTCGTCACGATCAAAGTGACTGCCAGAAACAAAGGTGATGGGAAGGCTACAGAGGTGAGGTTCTCTGATCCAAAACCCACAGGATTTATCCTTCAGGAGATCCTTCTTGAAGAGACAGGTCAGATGACCATCGACAAATACGAGACAAGGACCATTTTTCTTTACAAGCTTCAGGCAAATGAAGCTGGAACATTTGAATTCCAGCCCACCAGAGCGTCATATTCCAATGAAGCAGAAATGGATTTTCCCGAAGCGGTATCTAACATACCAGTGATAACTGTAACTGATACGGGTAAAAATGCAAAAAAAGTTGCTGAGCTTGAGTTTTCCACATCTATCGAGAGTAATAGTGTAAAAAGGAACGATGAAGTAGAAGTGACCATTAACATCAAGAACGAGGGAGATTCTTATGCAAATGGGGTCGCACTTATCATACACATTCCTGAAGGAATTGAATACAAAGGCAGCAACTCCAATATTGAGATAATCAATGGCATGCCAAAAGTTTATCTGGAATCATTTGGACTGAATCAGGAGAAGGAAATAAAGTTCCTGATAAAACCAAAAGAATTGGGTACTTATACTATTACAACTGATTATTCATATCAGTATGAAGATGGAGTAAGCCCTGATCCTCAGGAAATGAGGGGAGAGTTCACTACAAGTACGATCGATGTAGCCAGAGGAGACCTCGATTCAATTATCGAGCAACCATGGTATGTTATTGCGATCCCGTTGTTGATCATTGTTGCTATCGCAGGATGGCTGTTCCATCGATCCAGACAATACAGGTTCTAA
- a CDS encoding S-layer protein domain-containing protein, with protein sequence MKGFIAIAIAALMVLSFVSVASAADTIEIRSPVMAGNLAGERDLSNVTLNSTTFTDFAAFFYDIDDGIGSEKIDIITASTTDKIPEGDLIYTSNLQTVSFSYEGWADSPVDNTFDKIGFLAEEYVPIDEDPSILSKLILDDDEKYTMRVGQTLDLGDGFAITPKQIDVDGNKVWLELTKDGKFLDDDVFNAENSLDNSSWDYDTTVGGEDDIVIMRVHVNEVFQGQVDSLAIIEGMWLISDEAMELETDDEFGKFEITSLTAGPVGTGQIVMKTTEDITLSKDSSIEITEDIMIKTADSNDLRFYFAKEISEPGTYEIRGTVATPDASITGISTESWTAASFAGFYYDIDEDISSETLTAIVEGATNRTIAEGNLTYVSQLQSVSYTYEGWADSPVDNSFDKIGFFAEEYVPIDQDPSILSKLILDDDEKYTMRVGQTLDLGDGFAITPKQIDVDGNKVWLELTKDGKFLDDDVFDTTGNMVNSSWDYGTTVGGEDDIVIMRVHVNEVFQGQVDSLAILEGMWLISDEAMEIEDDDEFGKLEVTGITTGPTGAITMDSTESITLTADSTKEIAEGMSFKVADSANSEVRFYPFIEKTIAGAVVDDDVVVDDDVVVDDDVVVDDDVVVDDDEVVDDDVVVDDDEVVDDGDEEDPGVPGFEAVFAIAGLLAVAYFVRRN encoded by the coding sequence ATGAAAGGCTTTATAGCAATCGCAATAGCTGCTTTAATGGTACTGAGCTTTGTTTCAGTAGCAAGTGCAGCAGACACAATTGAGATTCGTAGTCCAGTAATGGCAGGCAATCTCGCTGGTGAGAGAGATCTCTCCAATGTAACATTGAATTCTACAACATTTACAGATTTTGCAGCATTTTTCTACGACATTGATGACGGTATCGGTTCCGAAAAGATCGATATTATCACAGCTTCAACCACTGACAAAATTCCAGAAGGAGATTTGATCTACACTTCAAATCTTCAGACTGTAAGTTTCTCCTATGAAGGATGGGCAGACTCCCCAGTTGATAACACATTCGACAAGATCGGTTTCCTCGCAGAGGAATACGTTCCAATCGACGAGGACCCAAGTATCCTTTCCAAGCTTATTCTTGATGATGATGAGAAGTACACCATGCGTGTCGGTCAGACACTCGACCTTGGTGACGGCTTTGCAATCACACCAAAACAGATCGATGTTGACGGTAACAAGGTCTGGCTCGAGCTTACAAAGGACGGTAAGTTCCTTGACGATGATGTGTTCAACGCAGAGAACAGCCTGGACAACAGCTCCTGGGACTACGACACCACTGTTGGTGGCGAAGATGACATTGTTATCATGAGAGTACATGTTAACGAAGTATTCCAGGGTCAGGTCGACAGCCTCGCAATCATTGAGGGTATGTGGCTCATCTCCGACGAAGCAATGGAACTCGAAACTGACGATGAGTTTGGCAAGTTCGAAATAACAAGTCTTACCGCAGGCCCAGTAGGCACCGGTCAGATCGTTATGAAGACAACTGAAGACATCACATTGAGCAAGGACTCATCTATTGAGATCACTGAAGATATCATGATCAAGACTGCAGACTCCAATGATCTTCGCTTCTACTTCGCAAAAGAGATCAGCGAGCCTGGTACCTATGAGATCAGAGGTACAGTCGCAACACCTGATGCTAGTATAACTGGTATTTCAACCGAATCCTGGACAGCAGCAAGCTTTGCAGGTTTCTACTATGACATCGATGAGGACATCTCCTCAGAGACTCTTACCGCAATCGTAGAGGGTGCAACTAACAGAACAATCGCTGAAGGCAACCTTACATACGTTTCACAGCTTCAGAGTGTAAGCTACACCTATGAAGGATGGGCAGACTCCCCAGTTGATAATTCCTTCGACAAGATCGGTTTCTTCGCAGAAGAATACGTTCCAATCGACCAGGATCCAAGCATCCTTTCCAAGCTTATTCTTGATGATGATGAGAAGTACACCATGCGTGTCGGTCAGACACTCGACCTTGGTGACGGCTTTGCAATCACACCAAAACAGATCGATGTTGACGGTAACAAGGTCTGGCTCGAGCTTACAAAGGACGGTAAGTTCCTTGACGATGATGTGTTCGATACAACGGGCAATATGGTCAACAGCTCCTGGGACTACGGCACCACTGTTGGTGGCGAAGATGACATTGTTATCATGAGAGTACATGTTAACGAAGTATTCCAGGGTCAGGTCGACAGCCTCGCAATCCTTGAGGGTATGTGGCTTATCTCTGACGAAGCAATGGAGATCGAGGATGATGACGAGTTCGGTAAGCTTGAAGTGACAGGTATCACAACAGGTCCAACCGGTGCTATCACCATGGATTCAACCGAATCTATCACCCTTACTGCAGACTCAACTAAGGAAATTGCAGAAGGAATGAGCTTCAAGGTTGCAGACAGTGCAAACTCCGAAGTAAGGTTCTACCCATTCATTGAGAAGACAATCGCAGGCGCAGTAGTCGATGATGACGTAGTAGTCGATGACGACGTAGTAGTCGATGATGACGTAGTAGTCGATGACGACGTAGTAGTCGATGACGACGAAGTAGTCGATGACGACGTAGTAGTCGATGACGACGAAGTAGTCGATGACGGCGATGAAGAAGATCCTGGAGTTCCAGGCTTTGAAGCAGTCTTCGCAATTGCAGGTCTCCTTGCAGTAGCATACTTCGTAAGAAGGAACTAA
- a CDS encoding ATPase domain-containing protein has translation MFEGSDSEKISMEDEINRVKTGIPGFDELCGGGIIRDRSYLVSGTSGAGKTNFSVQYIYNGITKYGENGIIVATEERPEQIRENVMKFDWDLQALEDEGKLVIIDACSTKIGIPSQEKYVDVRPFDTRSMMDQIIATQEEINAKRALIDSTTSISFYLQDPAKIRVELLKLSTTLEVIGLTSLMTCEIVDERSPARFGIETFVTDGTFVLHYAMHNNVRTRTMEIFKMRGSDHSKKLHPYDITSEGFVIHPHEEVYTSF, from the coding sequence ATGTTCGAAGGTTCAGATTCTGAAAAGATCTCAATGGAAGACGAAATAAATAGGGTCAAAACCGGAATTCCCGGATTTGATGAACTATGTGGAGGCGGGATAATTCGTGACCGCTCATACCTTGTATCAGGCACCTCCGGAGCTGGAAAAACTAACTTTTCAGTACAATATATATATAACGGCATAACAAAATACGGAGAGAATGGTATAATCGTTGCAACTGAAGAAAGACCTGAACAAATACGCGAGAACGTAATGAAATTCGACTGGGACCTTCAAGCTCTCGAAGACGAGGGGAAACTTGTCATCATCGATGCATGTTCTACTAAGATCGGAATTCCATCCCAAGAAAAATATGTCGATGTCAGACCATTCGACACCCGTTCAATGATGGACCAGATCATCGCAACGCAGGAAGAGATCAATGCTAAAAGAGCACTCATCGATTCCACGACCTCCATCAGCTTCTACCTTCAGGATCCCGCAAAGATACGAGTGGAATTACTAAAACTTAGCACAACGTTGGAAGTAATAGGACTTACCTCACTAATGACATGTGAGATAGTCGATGAAAGGAGCCCAGCAAGGTTCGGTATAGAAACATTCGTAACAGACGGTACCTTTGTACTTCATTACGCAATGCATAATAATGTTCGCACACGCACTATGGAAATATTCAAGATGCGTGGTTCAGATCACAGTAAGAAACTCCACCCATACGACATCACTTCAGAAGGTTTTGTAATACACCCACACGAAGAAGTATACACATCATTCTGA
- a CDS encoding PPC domain-containing DNA-binding protein, with amino-acid sequence MDYSKGNIGRVFTVRIDTGEDLLRELEGIATKEEIKSAVFTLLGAVAKVNLVVGPKENAIPPETMWVNHTEPYEVIGVGNIFMEEGTPKIHLHTAAGRGDNVNVGCLRGESAAFMVLEVFIMEINGMEAMRAFDAAKGFAPISFGKN; translated from the coding sequence ATGGATTATTCGAAAGGAAATATTGGCAGAGTGTTTACTGTAAGGATCGATACCGGAGAAGACTTGCTTCGGGAACTTGAAGGTATTGCAACAAAAGAGGAGATCAAGTCTGCAGTATTTACTTTGCTTGGTGCTGTCGCTAAAGTGAACCTTGTTGTCGGGCCCAAAGAGAATGCAATCCCACCTGAAACTATGTGGGTCAATCATACTGAGCCATATGAAGTAATAGGCGTTGGAAATATATTTATGGAAGAAGGGACACCAAAGATACATCTGCATACCGCTGCCGGACGTGGCGACAATGTCAATGTCGGCTGCTTGCGCGGGGAAAGTGCAGCATTTATGGTCCTTGAAGTCTTCATCATGGAGATAAATGGCATGGAAGCTATGCGTGCATTCGATGCTGCCAAGGGATTTGCTCCGATATCATTCGGAAAGAACTGA
- a CDS encoding transcriptional regulator: MSTFIDEKGYEVSSLLQSINVSRIEALSIACLVNGRELSSQEIENATGLRQPEVSVAMRPLCERGWVEEKNEKRTKCRGRPAKYYSLNMDFTEILKEYESDILKENEKRLEVVKSLRNLVD; the protein is encoded by the coding sequence ATGTCTACCTTTATAGATGAAAAGGGGTATGAGGTATCATCCCTATTGCAAAGCATTAACGTTTCGAGAATAGAAGCACTTTCGATCGCATGTCTGGTCAATGGACGTGAGTTAAGCTCACAGGAAATTGAAAATGCTACAGGCCTGAGGCAACCAGAGGTAAGTGTAGCTATGCGGCCTCTCTGTGAACGTGGATGGGTAGAGGAAAAAAATGAGAAGAGGACAAAATGCAGAGGGAGACCCGCAAAATATTACTCTCTCAATATGGATTTTACTGAGATCTTAAAAGAATATGAATCTGATATACTAAAAGAAAATGAGAAAAGGCTGGAAGTTGTAAAGAGCCTACGCAATTTAGTAGATTAA
- a CDS encoding DNA-directed DNA polymerase, with the protein MNFQILDADYFREDNQPIIRIFGRSEDGESVCCLVPGFEPYFYLSASGDLQKLGEEIKEQFEGVKTFEIVERFEPIGYQETKKHMLKVTTYDPGNVPEIRDDVASMLGVNAIYETDILFRNRFLIDKGFKGMDWVSTQMEESVPNGKIICDRTIRTSHISEVQKIANSSLKYMAFDIECLPHDGGMPTPDVSPVIMVSFAFEPAYKGHKTLVLVMKEVEGVDEDVEMLPDESDLLNRFFEIFRDYDPDVITGYNINDFDVPYITDRVKLLNESGSNINSAVGRDSRALSYRKVVTRTMVPIPGRVVVDSLPLIRQQFSLKRYTLRNVSKELLGREKLDVDAADMEEHWNDSGEKIRKFIDYSRRDSELALELLLDLKLLDKYIALSRVSGILLQDTVSGGQTNMVEHILLTEFGKQGRVMSTKPDEETSSFRRKQNEDLKGGAVLEPEKGLHKNVIVLDYKSLYPTIMMAHNLCYTTVVPPGKYPEDKVIRSPSKGEFVKPEVFKGIVPSVLESLLDKRIETKKLMKQASDEGEYQVLDATQLALKILLNSFYGYSGYARARLYSLQMANSVTSIGRGNIARTQDIVCNRIGTVILRDNKAYLRDEVDELKDDDKAVKLSVAYGDTDSVFVHCKNDQDLEFEEGVFSLEDSALVGKKVASIVTASLPDPMELEFEATAKRVLLIAKKRYAQWIFEPANGGWTDSIKVKGLETVRRDWCELTSKMLNRVLELVLKEGDIEGSVEHVRTLVDRVRNLDVAKDSDLFEDLVLTKNFSKSPSSYKNKQPHLTVVENIQRRTGVRPAIGERIPFVIIAGRGLFVDRAEDPDYVRENNVLLDVDYYIQKQMLPPVERILSVFGVDMATLNHDSKQKGLFDFDSSVEENALTLKKVIRTKEASTNEDQKTQSSLFDF; encoded by the coding sequence ATGAATTTTCAAATTCTGGATGCAGACTATTTTCGTGAGGATAATCAACCGATAATCCGAATCTTTGGGAGATCTGAAGATGGGGAAAGCGTTTGCTGTCTTGTTCCGGGGTTTGAGCCTTATTTTTATTTGAGTGCTTCAGGGGACCTACAAAAACTTGGTGAAGAGATCAAGGAGCAGTTCGAGGGTGTAAAGACCTTTGAGATCGTTGAAAGGTTTGAGCCAATAGGTTATCAGGAAACCAAAAAGCACATGCTCAAGGTAACAACCTATGATCCTGGCAATGTGCCTGAGATCAGGGATGATGTGGCATCTATGCTCGGTGTCAATGCTATATATGAAACAGACATTCTTTTCAGGAATCGATTCCTTATTGATAAGGGCTTCAAGGGGATGGACTGGGTATCCACACAAATGGAAGAATCTGTTCCGAATGGGAAAATAATATGTGACCGTACCATAAGGACCTCTCATATATCCGAGGTCCAGAAAATTGCAAACTCATCTTTGAAATATATGGCATTTGATATTGAATGCCTCCCACACGATGGTGGAATGCCAACACCCGATGTTTCACCTGTCATCATGGTAAGTTTCGCTTTTGAGCCGGCTTACAAAGGGCACAAAACCCTTGTTCTTGTAATGAAAGAAGTGGAAGGTGTTGATGAAGATGTCGAGATGTTACCGGATGAATCTGATCTCTTGAACCGCTTCTTTGAAATATTCAGGGACTACGATCCTGATGTAATTACAGGTTACAACATCAACGATTTTGATGTGCCTTACATCACAGATAGGGTAAAGCTCCTGAACGAATCCGGTTCTAATATCAATTCTGCTGTTGGAAGGGATTCAAGAGCACTTAGCTATCGCAAAGTTGTGACTCGTACGATGGTCCCCATTCCCGGAAGGGTTGTAGTTGATTCTCTTCCTCTTATCAGGCAACAGTTCAGCTTGAAAAGATATACATTACGCAATGTTTCAAAAGAATTGCTTGGCAGAGAAAAACTTGATGTCGATGCCGCTGACATGGAAGAGCACTGGAACGATTCCGGTGAAAAGATACGGAAATTCATTGATTATTCAAGGCGTGATTCAGAACTTGCTCTTGAATTGCTCCTGGACCTTAAACTTCTGGACAAGTATATCGCTCTTTCAAGGGTAAGTGGAATTCTTCTTCAGGACACGGTCAGTGGTGGGCAGACCAACATGGTCGAACATATCCTGTTGACCGAGTTTGGAAAACAGGGGCGTGTGATGTCCACAAAACCTGATGAAGAGACCTCATCTTTCAGGCGGAAGCAGAATGAAGATCTTAAAGGGGGTGCGGTTCTCGAACCGGAGAAGGGATTGCATAAGAACGTGATCGTACTTGATTATAAATCCCTTTATCCAACCATCATGATGGCGCATAACCTTTGTTATACTACTGTGGTTCCCCCTGGTAAATATCCGGAAGATAAAGTGATAAGGTCCCCTTCAAAAGGCGAGTTTGTAAAACCTGAGGTGTTCAAAGGTATCGTTCCTTCGGTTCTGGAATCGTTGCTTGATAAAAGGATCGAGACAAAGAAGCTCATGAAGCAGGCAAGTGACGAAGGTGAATATCAGGTACTTGATGCGACACAGCTTGCTTTGAAGATCCTTCTTAACAGTTTTTATGGTTATTCCGGATATGCGCGCGCCAGACTCTACAGTTTGCAGATGGCAAATTCTGTGACCAGCATTGGAAGGGGGAACATCGCCAGGACACAGGATATTGTATGTAATCGCATTGGGACGGTCATCCTCAGGGACAATAAAGCTTATCTTCGGGATGAGGTGGATGAGCTTAAGGACGACGATAAGGCTGTAAAGCTCTCGGTCGCTTATGGGGATACTGACAGTGTGTTCGTACATTGTAAGAACGATCAGGATTTGGAGTTCGAGGAAGGTGTTTTTTCACTTGAAGATTCAGCACTTGTTGGTAAAAAAGTTGCAAGTATAGTAACTGCATCTTTACCCGACCCCATGGAGCTGGAATTTGAGGCTACTGCAAAACGTGTTTTGCTAATTGCCAAGAAAAGATATGCACAATGGATCTTTGAGCCTGCGAACGGTGGCTGGACCGATTCGATCAAGGTAAAAGGGTTGGAGACCGTACGGCGAGATTGGTGTGAACTGACCTCCAAGATGCTTAACAGGGTGTTGGAACTCGTACTTAAGGAAGGGGACATTGAAGGCTCTGTGGAGCATGTGAGGACCCTTGTGGACAGGGTGAGGAATCTTGATGTAGCAAAAGATTCTGATCTTTTTGAAGATCTGGTGCTTACAAAGAATTTTTCCAAAAGTCCTTCAAGTTATAAGAATAAACAGCCACATCTGACAGTGGTCGAAAATATCCAGAGGCGTACCGGTGTTCGACCTGCCATTGGTGAGCGAATTCCTTTTGTGATAATTGCCGGAAGAGGGTTGTTCGTAGATCGCGCAGAAGACCCCGACTATGTCCGTGAGAACAATGTCCTATTGGATGTGGATTATTACATACAGAAACAGATGTTACCGCCTGTAGAACGCATCCTTAGTGTTTTCGGCGTTGATATGGCTACTCTTAATCACGATTCAAAGCAAAAAGGCCTCTTTGACTTTGACAGTTCTGTAGAGGAAAATGCTCTTACTTTAAAAAAGGTTATCAGGACAAAAGAAGCATCAACAAATGAAGATCAAAAAACGCAAAGCTCACTTTTTGATTTCTAA
- a CDS encoding cell division protein FtsZ → MLNILIVGNGQCGNRILDAINKEAFGGKSKFAKFYSQQKYKSKVETIAINTAINDLKELSFTKAKDRMHIPHLHGVGANRTLGKSVFEENKSHIMRNIEERGNFDVGFVITSASGGTGSSFTPPLIKEIKENHDFPVYAVVVLPFREEGTLYLQNAAFCLKEIRDSGVDGIILADNQFLKQIGGNVQSAYNTINDMIARRILFLLDALDSEMMMVTDLGDFKTVMSGGAGLATIGFYEAEKGMNIKTTIQKALSPNGLLFSTDVYKEGSRAMVIIKGDKSYLSIDEISSEVEKLSSSVGHVFKGIIVRKGETPQVLVVLTLEAAEELENLYSVAVDAIHQEREKKTRVEEQKEIDKAFSQIDGLEPNY, encoded by the coding sequence TTGCTCAATATACTTATCGTAGGAAATGGTCAATGTGGTAACCGTATCCTTGATGCGATAAACAAAGAGGCTTTTGGTGGTAAAAGCAAATTTGCGAAATTCTATTCACAACAAAAATACAAAAGCAAGGTCGAAACTATCGCCATCAATACTGCGATAAACGATCTGAAGGAATTGAGTTTCACCAAGGCCAAGGACAGGATGCATATCCCTCACTTGCATGGCGTTGGTGCTAACCGCACTCTTGGTAAGAGCGTATTTGAAGAGAATAAATCCCACATAATGCGTAATATAGAGGAAAGAGGAAATTTCGATGTCGGATTTGTGATAACTTCCGCATCAGGTGGAACAGGATCATCATTTACCCCTCCCCTTATTAAGGAAATTAAAGAAAATCATGATTTTCCTGTATATGCAGTCGTTGTTCTTCCATTCCGAGAAGAGGGAACACTCTATCTCCAGAATGCCGCATTCTGCCTGAAAGAGATACGTGACAGTGGTGTCGATGGGATCATACTTGCTGATAACCAATTCCTTAAGCAGATCGGAGGAAATGTACAATCTGCATATAATACCATCAATGACATGATCGCAAGACGCATACTTTTCTTACTTGATGCGCTTGACAGTGAAATGATGATGGTGACCGACCTCGGTGACTTCAAAACAGTGATGAGCGGAGGAGCAGGCCTTGCTACGATCGGTTTCTATGAAGCTGAAAAAGGAATGAACATCAAGACCACAATCCAGAAAGCATTATCACCAAACGGCCTTTTGTTCTCGACCGATGTTTACAAAGAAGGAAGCAGGGCAATGGTTATCATAAAAGGTGATAAATCGTACCTGAGCATCGATGAGATATCATCGGAAGTCGAAAAACTTTCGTCATCAGTTGGCCATGTATTTAAGGGTATTATTGTGAGGAAAGGTGAAACTCCACAGGTGCTGGTCGTCCTTACTCTTGAAGCAGCAGAAGAGCTGGAAAATCTATATTCAGTTGCAGTAGATGCGATCCATCAGGAACGCGAGAAGAAAACAAGGGTTGAAGAACAAAAGGAGATTGATAAAGCATTCTCACAGATAGATGGGCTTGAACCCAACTATTGA
- the eno gene encoding phosphopyruvate hydratase, which produces MNSISEEAKYTIQKVHAREILDSRGNPTVEVDIYTGCGFGRASVPSGASTGSNEALELRDKDADRYNGKGVLKAVDNINKTLSKELLGMDARNQREIDELMIALDGTENKKTFGANAILGISMATAKAAADSLGIALYRYLGGTNAFALPVPTMNVINGGKHAGNDLSIQEFMIQPKGADTFSNALRMGAETYHALGKVLEDKYGASATNVGYEGGYAPPISTTADALDALVSAIEEAGYTESEISIGLDSAASEFFDGDKYFIDGNKLAPAELVDYYLDLIETYPILSIEDPFHEESFEDFAALTSEAWDTIIVGDDLFVTNVNRLAKGIEMEAANALLLKVNQIGTISESFDAANLAQRNGYSVVVSHRSAETEDTMIADISVAIGGDLIKTGAPARSERTAKYNQLLRIEEDLGDAARYVQL; this is translated from the coding sequence ATGAACTCTATCAGCGAAGAAGCAAAATACACAATTCAAAAAGTGCATGCAAGGGAGATACTTGACTCCAGAGGAAACCCTACGGTAGAAGTAGATATTTACACCGGATGCGGATTTGGAAGGGCAAGTGTTCCTTCCGGAGCTTCCACAGGTTCTAATGAAGCCCTTGAACTAAGGGATAAGGACGCTGACCGGTACAACGGGAAAGGAGTATTGAAAGCTGTAGACAACATTAATAAGACCCTTTCAAAAGAGCTTTTGGGAATGGATGCACGTAACCAGCGTGAGATAGATGAGCTGATGATCGCACTGGACGGCACTGAGAACAAAAAAACATTTGGGGCTAACGCCATTCTGGGAATTTCCATGGCCACTGCAAAAGCAGCAGCAGATTCCCTTGGAATTGCCCTTTATCGTTACCTTGGTGGTACCAACGCTTTTGCATTGCCTGTTCCAACAATGAACGTGATCAATGGCGGGAAGCATGCAGGTAATGACCTTTCCATCCAGGAATTTATGATACAGCCAAAAGGTGCTGACACTTTCTCAAATGCATTGAGAATGGGAGCTGAGACATACCACGCTCTTGGTAAGGTCCTTGAGGACAAATACGGCGCTTCGGCAACAAATGTAGGATACGAAGGCGGATATGCACCTCCGATCTCAACTACTGCTGACGCACTGGATGCACTCGTGAGTGCAATTGAAGAAGCCGGTTACACCGAATCCGAGATCAGTATCGGACTTGATTCCGCTGCATCCGAGTTCTTTGATGGGGATAAATATTTTATTGATGGAAACAAGCTTGCTCCTGCTGAACTTGTGGACTACTACCTTGACCTTATTGAAACATACCCGATCCTTTCCATTGAAGACCCATTCCATGAGGAATCGTTTGAGGACTTCGCAGCTCTTACGAGTGAGGCATGGGACACCATCATTGTAGGAGATGACCTGTTCGTTACAAATGTCAACCGTCTGGCAAAAGGTATTGAGATGGAAGCGGCAAATGCACTTTTACTGAAAGTCAACCAGATAGGTACGATATCTGAATCTTTCGATGCTGCAAATCTGGCACAGAGAAATGGTTACAGCGTTGTTGTAAGCCATCGCTCTGCAGAGACAGAAGATACAATGATAGCTGATATCTCAGTAGCTATCGGAGGAGATCTTATTAAAACAGGTGCGCCTGCAAGAAGTGAACGCACTGCAAAATACAACCAGTTACTCAGAATTGAAGAAGATCTTGGAGATGCTGCACGTTATGTGCAGCTCTGA